The Vitis vinifera cultivar Pinot Noir 40024 chromosome 8, ASM3070453v1 genome segment AACCAGCAGCTACTTCCAAAGATGTTGACTTTTAGTAGAAAATCACAAGAATACTTAGCACTACAAGTAATAATTGTCATAGTTTTactttcttttaataatataaaggaTAATTATTATTTAGTCTTTTCTAAAGTAGTTAGTGATTATGACTCATAGTAAATTAgacaattaatttttaatacaatAATGTAGTActtaatatgaatattaaaacTAAGGTGGtacttgttttttgaaaaaaaccaaaatatttggttttttctattcaattaaaaataacatgttgaCATCGTTCAACATAACTAAAGTAAACTTATTAATAACTTTTCGCTTTAGTTATATTGAATGAtgtcaacatgttacttttagctaaatagaaaaaacaaaatattttgattttttctattaagacaaaaaacaaacaccacgtAAGTCTTAACATGCAATCATGAGTCATTAATTGtgattaaggaaagaaaataaaacaatgcTTTTAAATTAATTACCTACTAATAATCAATCCTTAATGGGATGAATTTTAATAGGTAGGGAAAAGGACAATTTCATAAGAACCTATGCAAAAGTAGAAATTAAAAAGTCTACTAttttaattctaataatttACATGGACTTGAATGATTATCATGTGAACTAACAAATTGAATGGTTTCACAAAATAAGTAACATATAGTAAAAATATGATACaagatgatatgaaagactttggGCATCATATTTCATATGATAAGATAAGCTACCCTATGTGAACTGAAAAATGGAATGGTTTCATAAAATAAGTGACATATAATATAAGATGATATGGAAGACTTTGGCATCATATGATAAAATATGCAACCCCCATTGGACTGGCTCTAAAACAAATGCAAAATACTTATTTGTGTTGATAAATTGAACAAAACTAGTTAAAGAGAAATCTCATTTTACAAGAGATacccatttcttcttcttcttcttgaaactcaaatataaagaaCTAGGAAGGAAGAGAACCACCCTAAAGACTCTTGGCTTCTCTGCCAATAGAAGATGTGAAAAGAGTAATCAGCATGGAAACCTGAGAGGAGTCCCCTCCATTTCCATGGACCTTTTTAGCAAACTCCAATTACACCTCTCCACTAAAATCTGCCAGTTCCaacatggaaaaagaaaaaacaaatgctTAGAACAAGAAGAATTTGAAGGACAACAAAAACATATATGGCAGTTAGTGGATAAAgttgtaaataaacaaagacATGGAGTCTATAATAGATTTTGTTGTACACGCCCTGTACCTTGGGACTGCTATTTCTGGCACttgttaatataatatatattattctgATTGgctatccaaaaataaaaaataaaaaatcaaaccaatAATGAACAGGAAAGGATAGCATGGCTTTATGAATACATGACCAGTCTACAGAATTCACCTTATAGCACCAGATTAACCCAAAATAAGAACACTGACAACTGGATCAATGGGAGAAAGACAGTAAGATGTTGATCTATAAATGCCACATGGGTTTTAACCGACACCAATGATGCACCATGTTACAAAATctcatgaaaaagaaaagcagCTCTTTCTGGGTGATGCCCATAATACTAGACATATATCCATCCTTAAAAGTGAAGTCCTTACTAGGAGTAGGGATGGGATCATTTCTTGACAACCCATGAAGAGCATAGTCCTCCTCAATATGGGCATGCCTAGAACTTGAATCCATCAAATCctgaaataatataaaatggAAATTCGCCTTAAGCAGGTCTAGAACTTGTGCACCAACATTTCCTAATCCCAGAAATTTAGTATTGGTAATTGAACCCAACTTATTGCTTGCCTCCTAGCAATATGGAAATGTAACTCATGATTCTAATTATTGCCAGTTTCCTCTCCTGAAGTTACCGCACATGAATTTGAACATGTGCTAGGGCTTCATGGGCATACACAGACTAACATGAACAGTAGGAAGCTATCAATTGTGAATTCTTGTAACTCAATGAACACTTGGGACATATTTCAGTATCTATAACTAGAAGGTTAGACAGTTAATCAGTTGATCCAAATTTTTTGGAGATCAAATCCATTATACAAGGGACTCAAAACTTGACTTAGGTGTTTCCCTGACTCTAACTAGGATAACGAGTTCCTTTTTAATGGCAAATAATCctctttttctattctttaataTCTGAATGGTTTACAAAGAAGAAAACTTGGCAATCTGTTATACAACCTATGAGTTCCAAAACACAAGGTCAATTCACTCAACCTCATATGAAGCAAAGTAGTCAGTTCTAACAAAAAGAAACCCCACACACCCCAACTCCAGAAAGTGAAAGCATCAAATGTTGAAGTTCACATATCACCACTAAATATACCTAGTGAAGCATTTCCCTTTTCCCCCCTTAAAGGCAACCATTTCCAATCTGGAACTGGACTTGGAACCTTTGCTAGGCTTCAGGGCCACCATTCCACATCTATCAAATATCAcactaaaaatggttttaaagatTCCTACAATCTCTTTGCAGCATATTTCTCTGTAGTTTTATATCAAATCCAATTGCACATAAGAATTTCTATCAACACTTCAAATGCAAGCTTAATCTGTCACCTATGCAACCTGACCaacacatgttttttttttataacctgACCAACACATGTTAAGAAGGAAAACCACAGAAGCCCATCTATTTTACATTTATTGGACTTTATATATGTGATAAATTAACTATGATTAATTTACATTTGTTGGGAATTACTCACGTGAATATTAATTCacttataaaaaaacatgtgaCTATTAATTCTATGTGCAAGCATTTCAATAATTGTATAACTAATAATCACTTATTATTTACAGTTAAATTGTCACTTAGGGCATATTAttaatgcaaaggaaaaaatcCATGCATAAtgtcatatttaatattataaatatgcaTGTAAACTCATATATCAAATTCAACTCAATCAATAATTCGGTTGGTTGCCCTGTCAAAAGCCATGGAGTAATGACCTGATAGATGAACTTTTCCATGAGTACCTACCAAGCACATCTCTCATGCTTAAATCACAAACCCACAAGAAGACTAAGAAAACATTTACCTCAAACCTCGAAATTATTACCATACTAATACCACAGATGTGCAGCCACCATGATCACACAAACTAGCTACCCACTACAAATGCCATAAGAACTGCAACTGCCCTAGACATTATTGATGGGGAATTGAATACCTCACATCCACCACCATCTCCAATATTTTTTTAGCTCCACCACCATCATCCCCAAGCTATGTTCATTCTCTCAAACCATGTCCAACAAGACCAACCACAAAATCACCTAGTAATAGAATCATTTAATCACCACAACCActagttttccattttttaacattgtttCATTACCCTGTGGCAGCTTAGTAGAGAAGTATGTTTGTTCTTTGGGCTTCTCATTCGCAGCAATGGAGTAAATAAATGGTTTCTCCTACTGCTTATAAGTACTTTCATAGAGCATAAGTACAAGCGCTTGTAAAAATGACACAAATAAACCACAAAAAAATCGATCAAATCTACCAGACTACCACACAGACATGACTAAATTTGTTGATTAGTCAAAACATCTTAGAAGAATAATATACCAGCATACAAACAGTATTACTAGAGTCAAAAACTGCAATACGCAGAACCTACAAGTTCAATCAACATCCAcaagaaagcaaacaaaaacacgaaaagggaaaaaggaaaaaaaaagaaaaaaaagaagacataaACCAACCAAGAAAAAGCCAATTTCGAACCACCCCACCCTGCAGACAACCTAAAGCACATTGTTAAATAACGATTTTCAGGAAAAAGGGGGGAGCACATGAATAAACATGACTACGGAAAGGGAGTTTCATATACACCTGGGAGAACCCGAATTCATATTCCGATGAATAATCCGACTGCTACCAGAATCCCCCGATTCAATCAATTCCCTCAGCCCCATATTCCCCAccttctcatccttctcttcgCCGCCCACTTTCGCGGCCGCTTTCACCGGAACTCTTTCGAAATAATTCCCATATATATACTCCGGTGTATACCCATTTTCTTCATCGAACAACATTATGTGTCCGTGCCACTCCCAAACCCGATAATCGGACCCTGTTTCTTCATGAAACCCGACACAAATGTGGTGTTCACCAATTGTAACAGCTTGACCCGAGTTGGGTTTAAGGGATTGGATATTGCCGGAGAGAATTATTCGTATGATCTCCTTCTCGAGCTTCGATTCCTCCTTTGCGAGTTGGGTTTTGGAATCGTCGTCGTTGTCATCGTCCGAGGAGAGATGGGAGGTGATGGCGGGATCGAAGAGAAGGTCTTCTAGGGATTGGGGGAGTAGTGGGTTTTGCGGGCGGATTTGAAGGCGACCCATGAGGGTTTGCATGAGAAGATTGTCGAAGTTGGCTGTGCCGTTGTTATACGAACTCATCTTCGGGGAGAGAGATACAGCGAGACCGAACGAGGGTATTGATGATGACTCGACCTCGATGGATGGAGGCCTTCAAGGGTTCTTCAAGGGTTTATGGGAAAATTTTGTTGTGACTCAGGTATAATTGATTTTCCAAGGAATATAGGGCAAATGAAGCCACGTGTCCGGAGATGATAGATAATGCGGGTCTCAGCCCACAATGGGGCTCAATCCAGCTTTGAAAGACATTCAAGGCCTTAGGGCCCAATTTTAAATGGAGCCCTACCCTAAGGCCTGATCCATTTACACCCAAAAGGGTGATTGCGTAAATTAAGCCTTCCATGTATAAAAAGGGTAAAGGTTTCCGTCTCATGAGTCTCCG includes the following:
- the LOC100253357 gene encoding uncharacterized protein LOC100253357: MSSYNNGTANFDNLLMQTLMGRLQIRPQNPLLPQSLEDLLFDPAITSHLSSDDDNDDDSKTQLAKEESKLEKEIIRIILSGNIQSLKPNSGQAVTIGEHHICVGFHEETGSDYRVWEWHGHIMLFDEENGYTPEYIYGNYFERVPVKAAAKVGGEEKDEKVGNMGLRELIESGDSGSSRIIHRNMNSGSPRF